In the genome of Pangasianodon hypophthalmus isolate fPanHyp1 chromosome 23, fPanHyp1.pri, whole genome shotgun sequence, one region contains:
- the LOC128317273 gene encoding olfactory receptor 6N2-like, which translates to MDFTNVTYLTLDGHVDLQNYRYVYFLITLTVYISIIVFNTVVIFVIFMNKHLHEPMYIFIAALLCNALFGATSLYPKLLIDLLSEKQITSYHSCLFQAFFVYAYGASEFVLLSAMAYDRYVSICKPLHYSNIVKMSTVRKLLCFSWFWPCCEIGIAAVLISQLPLCKFKLNRIYCDGYSIIKLSCREIVLNNSYGLFIFIIAVFPPLIFIIFSYIRILAVCLKNSKDFRRKALQTCLPHMLIVIIFSVNICFEMVNNRLESHQIPHIIAMIMSVEFLLIPPLFNPIIYGLKLQEILKSIKRLISWKNRTGVSFKV; encoded by the coding sequence atggATTTTACTAATGTTACGTATTTAACGCTTGATGGACATGTGGATTTACAGAATTAcagatatgtttattttttaattactctCACAGTGTACATATCAATCATTGTATTTAATACTGTTGTAATTTTTGTCATATTCATGAACAAACATCTCCATGAGCCCATGTACATATTTATTGCTGCTTTGCTTTGTAATGCTCTCTTTGGAGCGACTTCTCTTTATCCTAAACTGCTCATTGATTTACtgtctgaaaaacaaatcacTTCTTACCACAGCTGTTTATTTCAGGCTTTTTTTGTTTACGCATATGGTGCATCAGAGTTCGTGCTGTTATCAGCTATGGCCTATGACAGATATGTGTCCATCTGTAAACCATTACATTACTcaaatattgtaaaaatgtcCACTGTCAGAAAGCTCTTATGTTTTTCATGGTTTTGGCCTTGTTGTGAAATTGGTATAGCAGCTGTACTAATATCCCAACTTCcattgtgtaaatttaaattgaatagAATATACTGTGATGGTTACTCAATTATCAAATTAAGTTGTAGAGAAATAGTTCTTAATAACTCTTAtggactttttattttcatcattgCTGTATTTCCACCATTGATCTTCATAATCTTCTCATATATCAGGATActtgctgtgtgtttaaagaaTTCTAAAGATTTCAGAAGAAAAGCCCTCCAGACATGTTTACCACATATGCTCATTGTCATCATTTTTTCTGTTAACATTTGTTTTGAAATGGTAAATAACAGACTAGAATCACATCAAATTCCCCACATTATTGCCATGATCATGTCAGTTGAATTTTTACTTATTCCTCCTTTATTCAATCCCATAATATATGGATTAAAACTGCAGGAGATTTTGAAAAGCATCAAGAGACTGATTTCATGGAAAAACAGGACTGGGGTTTCTTTTAAGGTGTAG
- the LOC117595853 gene encoding olfactory receptor 6N2-like — protein MTFQKLMDYTTNITYLILDGHVDLEHYRYLYFIITLTINIMIICFNTVIIFVIFKNKCLHEPMYIFIAALLCNALFGSTAVYPKLLTDLLSEKQIISFGACLFQAFCLYTYGASEFTLLSAMAYDRYVSICNPLHYANLLKMSTVRKILFLSWFLPCCEVGIGIILTSRLQLCKFKLNRIYCDNYSIVKLNCRETFVNNLYGLIIFSIVVFPPVIFIIYSYIRILAVCLKNSKDFRKKALRTCLPHLLSFIFFSVNITFEIINHRLESNQIPHIIAMILSLIPSVITPLINPIIYGLKLQEIFNNIRRLISWRKW, from the coding sequence ATGACTTTTCAGAAATTAATGGATTATACTACCAACATTACATATCTAATACTGGATGGACATGTGGATTTAGAGCATTACagatatctttattttattatcactCTCACTATCAACATAATGATTATATGCTttaatacagttattatttttgtcatattcaaAAACAAGTGTCTCCATGAGcccatgtatatttttattgctgCATTGCTTTGTAATGCTCTCTTTGGATCCACAGCTGTTTATCCTAAATTGCTGACTGATTTACtgtctgaaaaacaaatcatCTCTTTTGGAGCTTGTTTATTTCAGGCATTTTGTCTGTACACATATGGTGCATCAGAGTTCACGCTGTTATCAGCTATGGCCTATGACAGATATGTGTCCATCTGTAATCCATTACATTATGCAAATCTTCTAAAAATGTCCACTGTCAGAAAGATCTTATTTTTATCATGGTTTTTGCCTTGTTGTGAAGTTGGAATAGGCATTATACTAACATCCCGTCTCCAgctgtgtaaatttaaattaaacagaatATACTGTGATAATTATTCAATTGTGAAATTAAATTGTAGGGAAACATTTGTTAATAACTTATATGGTCTTATCATTTTCAGCATTGTTGTATTTCCTCCAGTGATCTTCATAATCTACTCGTACATTAGGATACTCGCTGTGTGTTTAAAGAATTCTAaagatttcagaaaaaaagctttacGGACCTGTTTACCACATCTTCttagtttcatatttttttctgtcaacaTAACTTTTGAAATTATAAATCACAGACTCGAATCAAATCAAATTCCACACATTATTGCTATGATCCTGTCACTTATTCCTTCTGTTATTACTCCTCTAATTAATCCTATAATATATGGATTAAAACTGCAAgagatttttaataatataaggAGATTAATTTCATGGAGAAAATGGTAG